In Nicotiana tabacum cultivar K326 chromosome 19, ASM71507v2, whole genome shotgun sequence, one DNA window encodes the following:
- the LOC142173554 gene encoding secreted RxLR effector protein 161-like — protein sequence MGELNFFLSLQVKQTPKGTMISQQKYIKELLKRFEMESSKIIDTPITTTTRLDMDEPGSPVNETMYRGIIGSLMYLTASRPDIVFSVGLCAKFQSNPKESHLKATKRILRYLKGTQDLVLYYPLGDNFDLIEYAEVDYASYLVDRKSTSGMAHFLYSCLISWGIRKQNSMALSTAEAAYMATASCCAQLLWIMKQLEDFGVFSDCVPLLCDNTSALNMEVILH from the coding sequence atgggggaaTTGAATTTCTTCTTGAGTCTACAAGTCAAGCAAACTCCTAAGGGCACAATGATAAGTCAGCAGAAGTATATCAAAGAGCTTCTGAAGAGATTTGAAATGGAAAGCTCAAAAATCATTGATACTCCCATTACCACTACCACTCGTctggacatggatgaacctggttcaccTGTGAATGAGACCATGTATAGAGGTATCATTGGGTCACTCATGTATCTCACAGCAAGCAGACCGGATATCGTTTTCAGTGTGGGACTGTGCGCCAAATTTCAATCTAATCCAAAAGAATCCCATCTGAAGGCTACCAAGAGAAtcttgagatatctcaaaggaacgcaggacctggttctctactatcccttAGGAGATAATTTTGATTTAATCGAATATGCTGAAGTTGATTATGCTAGTTATCTagtggataggaaaagcacttcTGGCATGGCACATTTTCTGTATTCATGCCTAATCTCATGGGGTATAAGAAAACAAAACTCAATGGCTCTTTCAACTGCAGAAGCTGCATATATGGCAACTGCCTCTTGCTGTGCTCAACTGTTGTGGATCATGAAGCAGCTGGAAGATTTTGGTGTGTTTTCTGATTGCGTGCCCTTACtatgtgataacactagtgctctCAACATGGAGGTGATCCTCCATTAA